A stretch of Lactuca sativa cultivar Salinas chromosome 6, Lsat_Salinas_v11, whole genome shotgun sequence DNA encodes these proteins:
- the LOC111895156 gene encoding heparanase-like protein 3 isoform X1, translating to MIIKLRNDELKPKWFATEMGLLIGIFGLCVVMMILMIKTSLFSEKIGVAMGNVYVNGTTSVAYIDEDFVCATLDWWPPQKCDYGTCSWGDSSLLNLDLNNKILLNAIKAFSPLKLRLGGTLQNKVMYQTQGDQKPCSQFTINTSEFLGYTQGCLPMSRWDELNHFFQKSGAKVIFGLNALSHRNTNMDVIGPWNSTNAEALMKYTIDKGFTIHGWELGNELSGFNAIGASIKADQYASDTISLQNLVQKMYKNFAIKPIVLGPGGFFDENWFTEYVAKSNNSLQVLTQHIYNLGPGVDTHLIKKILNPWYLDGGSQSFKDVQNILKESGSETVAWVGEAGGAYNSGRNRVSNAFVFSFWYLDQMGMASLYDTKTYCRQTLIGGNYGLLNTATFVPNPDYYSALLWHRLMGRRVLSASFNGIKKIRSYAHCAKHSQDGLTLLLINLDGSIKAKVGVSIENVTIIMASTPDLKPTQETKSSRNPKGELFRREEYHLTAKNGKLNSNTILLNGKELSVNSTTGIIPSLDPIQVKLGSPIMVAPFSIVFVHIPNIHVPACR from the exons ATGATCATCAAGTTGCGAAACGATGAGCTCAAACCAAAGTGGTTTGCAACTGAGATGGGTCTACTTATCGGCATATTTGGGTTGTGTGTGGTGATGATGATATTAATGATCAAAACGAGTTTATTCTCAGAAAAGATAGGAGTCGCTATGGGGAACGTGTATGTAAATGGAACAACATCCGTTGCTTACATCGATGAAGACTTCGTCTGTGCAACTTTGGATTGGTGGCCACCTCAAAAATGCGATTATGGAACTTGTAGTTGGGGAGACTCTTCTCTTCTCAATTTG GATCTTAACAACAAAATCCTGCTTAATGCAATCAAAG CATTTTCTCCTTTGAAACTTCGATTGGGAGGCACTCTTCAAAACAAGGTTATGTATCAAACTCAAGGCGACCAAAAACCATGTTCCCAATTCACCATAAACACTAGTGAATTTCTTGGCTACACCCAAGGTTGCTTACCCATGTCAAGATGGGATGAACTCAACCATTTCTTTCAAAAATCAGG agcGAAGGTTATATTCGGGCTGAATGCATTAAGTCATAGAAATACAAACATGGATGTCATAGGACCATGGAACTCGACAAATGCAGAAGCCCTCATGAAATACACCATCGATAAAGGTTTCACTATTCATGGTTGGGAACTTG GAAATGAATTAAGCGGGTTTAATGCAATTGGAGCAAGTATCAAAGCGGATCAATACGCATCGGATACGATATCTCTCCAAAATTTAGTGCAAAAAATGTACAAGAATTTTGCAATTAAACCGATAGTTCTTGGACCAGGAGGATTCTTTGATGAAAATTGGTTCACCGAATATGTAGCGAAATCAAACAATTCACTTCAAGTTCTCACCCAACACATCTATAATCTTGGACCAG GAGTTGATACTCACTTGATTAAGAAAATACTAAACCCGTGGTATCTAGATGGAGGATCACAATCATTTAAAGATGTTCAAAATATTTTGAAGGAATCGGGAAGTGAAACGGTTGCTTGGGTAGGTGAGGCAGGAGGTGCTTATAATAGTGGTCGTAATCGAGTGTCGAATGCTTTCGTGTTTAGCTTTTGGTATTTGGATCAAATGGGAATGGCATCTTTATATGATACAAAAACTTATTGTAGACAGACATTAATAGGAGGAAATTATGGACTTCTTAATACTGCGACATTTGTGCCAAATCCTGATTACTATAGTGCACTGCTTTGGCATCGACTTATGGGGAGACGTGTTCTTTCGGCAAGTTTTAATGGCATAAAGAAGATACGCTCTTATGCTCATTGCGCTAAACATTCG CAGGATGGGTTGACTTTGTTATTGATCAATCTTGACGGATCTATAAAAGCTAAAGTTGGCGTTTCAATTGAAAACGTGACAATTATAATGGCGTCAACACCAGATTTAAAACCAACACAAGAGACAAAATCCTCACGGAATCCCAAAGGAGAGTTGTTTAGAAGAGAGGAGTATCATCTAACAGCAAAAAATGGGAAATTAAACAGTAACACAATACTTCTAAATGGAAAAGAATTATCTGTAAATTCAACAACGGGGATTATTCCATCTCTAGATCCGATACAAGTAAAGCTTGGAAGTCCGATCATGGTTGCTCCTTTCTCCATTGTATTTGTACATATACCTAACATACACGTTCCAGCTTGCAGATAA
- the LOC111895215 gene encoding ER membrane protein complex subunit 7 homolog, producing MAVQRRSELNSFSLLLLLAQVCFLSLSCSSSLAIATGNGGGYTINGRVKIPGLMAKGFGLPVKANNAKVILNGGQHVTFLKPDGYFSFHNVPAGTHLIEVDAIGYLFSPVRVDVSARNPGKVQAALTETRRGLNELVFEPLREEHYYEVREPFNVMSIVKSPMGLMIGFMVVVVFLMPKLVENMDPEEIRKAQEEMRNQGVPSIANLMPGSGRSN from the exons ATGGCTGTTCAACGGAGATCCGAACTGAATTCATTCTCACTGCTATTACTTCTCGCACAAGTCTGCTTTCTATCTCTCTCCTGTTCTTCTTCACTTGCAATCGCAACTGG GAATGGAGGTGGTTATACCATTAATGGCAGAGTGAAAATCCCTG GTCTCATGGCAAAAGGCTTTGGTCTACCAGTAAAGGCTAACAATGCCAAAGTCATATTGAATGGTGGTCAACATGTTACCTTTCTAAAGCCCGATGGTTACTTCTCATT CCATAACGTGCCAGCTGGAACCCACCTCATTGAAGTTGATGCCATCGGTTATCTATTTTCACCA GTGCGTGTAGATGTGAGTGCTAGAAACCCTGGGAAGGTTCAAGCAGCACTCACAGAGACCAGAAGAGGTCTGAATGAGCTGGTTTTTGAGCCACTGAGAGAGGAACATTATTATGAG GTAAGGGAGCCTTTTAATGTAATGTCTATTGTGAAAAGTCCAATGGGTTTGATGATTGGGTTTATGGTTGTGGTGGTGTTCTTGATGCCTAAACTAGTTGAGAACATGG ATCCGGAAGAAATTAGAAAAGCTCAAGAAGAGATGAGAAACCAAGGAGTTCCTTCTATTGCGAATTTGATGCCTGGAAGTGGAAGGAGCAATTAG
- the LOC111895157 gene encoding hydroxyproline O-galactosyltransferase HPGT3, which yields MDSGPPFHREGLPTTISKAEKQRWRSSSSSSKSSSSRPSILLAFFSCLAWLYIAGRLWQDAENRTLLANLLIKNSSQRPKVLTVEDKLMVLGCKDLERRIVETEMEITLAKSQGFLSNQLKSSSNKKFLAVIGIYTGFGNKLRRNSFRGSWMPEGDSLKKLEERGIVIRFIIGRSPNRGDSLDRNIDEENRTTKDFLILDAHEEAEEESPKKAKFFFSTAVQNWDAEFYVKVDNNINLDLEGLIELLESRQGQDSLYIGCMKSGEVVSEEGKQWYEPDWWKFGDAKSYFRHAGGSLYILSRNFAQYININSVSLKTYAHEDTSVGSWMMGIQATYIDDTRVCCGTSRQDKVCSLA from the exons ATGGATAGCGGCCCTCCGTTCCACAGGGAGGGCTTGCCAACGACGATATCTAAAGCAGAAAAGCAACGTTGGagatcatcatcgtcatcatcaaaaAGTTCTTCTTCTAGACCTTCAATTCTATTGGCTTTCTTCTCTTGTCTCGCTTGGCTTTACATCGCCGGAAG GTTGTGGCAAGATGCTGAGAACAGAACATTATTGGCTAATCTGCTCATTAAGAATTCTTCCCAG AGACCAAAGGTTCTTACTGTTGAAGACAAGCTAATGGTCCTAGGATGCAA GGATTTAGAGAGAAGAATTGTGGAAACTGAGATGGAAATAACACTAGCAAAAAGTCAAGGTTTTCTTAGTAACCAATTGAAGTCATCTTCTAACAAAAAGTTTCTTGCTGTGATTGGCATTTATACTGGATTTGGTAACAAATTAAGAAGAAATTCTTTCAGAGGATCATGGATGCCTGAAG GTGATTCTTTAAAGAAGCTTGAAGAAAGAGGAATAGTCATACGTTTTATCATTGGCAGAAG TCCTAATCGTGGTGATAGCTTGGATCGCAACATTGATGAAGAAAATCGCACAACAAAAGATTTCTTGATTCTT GATGCTCATGAGGAGGCTGAGGAAGAATCACCTAAAAAAGCAAAGTTTTTCTTCAGTACAGCTGTCCAAAATTGGGATGCTGAGTTTTATGTAAAAGTTGATAACAATATTAACCTTGATCTTG AGGGTTTAATTGAGCTTCTAGAAAGTCGTCAGGGGCAAGATAGTCTTTACATTGGATGCATGAAATCCGGTGAAGTAGTTTCTGAAGA AGGAAAGCAATGGTATGAACCTGATTGGTGGAAGTTTGGTGATGCAAAATC GTACTTTAGGCATGCAGGTGGCTCACTTTATATTCTATCAAGAAATTTTGCTCAGTATATTAACATTAACAG TGTATCTTTGAAGACATATGCTCATGAAGATACATCAGTTGGTTCATGGATGATGGGTATACAAGCAACATACATAGATGACACCCGTGTGTGTTGTGGCACTTCTCGACAAG ATAAAGTATGCTCTTTGGCTTGA
- the LOC111895156 gene encoding heparanase-like protein 3 isoform X2 translates to MIIKLRNDELKPKWFATEMGLLIGIFGLCVVMMILMIKTSLFSEKIGVAMGNVYVNGTTSVAYIDEDFVCATLDWWPPQKCDYGTCSWGDSSLLNLDLNNKILLNAIKAFSPLKLRLGGTLQNKVMYQTQGDQKPCSQFTINTSEFLGYTQGCLPMSRWDELNHFFQKSGAKVIFGLNALSHRNTNMDVIGPWNSTNAEALMKYTIDKGFTIHGWELGNELSGFNAIGASIKADQYASDTISLQNLVQKMYKNFAIKPIVLGPGGFFDENWFTEYVAKSNNSLQVLTQHIYNLGPGVDTHLIKKILNPWYLDGGSQSFKDVQNILKESGSETVAWVGEAGGAYNSGRNRVSNAFVFSFWYLDQMGMASLYDTKTYCRQTLIGGNYGLLNTATFVPNPDYYSALLWHRLMGRRVLSASFNGIKKIRSYAHCAKHSDGLTLLLINLDGSIKAKVGVSIENVTIIMASTPDLKPTQETKSSRNPKGELFRREEYHLTAKNGKLNSNTILLNGKELSVNSTTGIIPSLDPIQVKLGSPIMVAPFSIVFVHIPNIHVPACR, encoded by the exons ATGATCATCAAGTTGCGAAACGATGAGCTCAAACCAAAGTGGTTTGCAACTGAGATGGGTCTACTTATCGGCATATTTGGGTTGTGTGTGGTGATGATGATATTAATGATCAAAACGAGTTTATTCTCAGAAAAGATAGGAGTCGCTATGGGGAACGTGTATGTAAATGGAACAACATCCGTTGCTTACATCGATGAAGACTTCGTCTGTGCAACTTTGGATTGGTGGCCACCTCAAAAATGCGATTATGGAACTTGTAGTTGGGGAGACTCTTCTCTTCTCAATTTG GATCTTAACAACAAAATCCTGCTTAATGCAATCAAAG CATTTTCTCCTTTGAAACTTCGATTGGGAGGCACTCTTCAAAACAAGGTTATGTATCAAACTCAAGGCGACCAAAAACCATGTTCCCAATTCACCATAAACACTAGTGAATTTCTTGGCTACACCCAAGGTTGCTTACCCATGTCAAGATGGGATGAACTCAACCATTTCTTTCAAAAATCAGG agcGAAGGTTATATTCGGGCTGAATGCATTAAGTCATAGAAATACAAACATGGATGTCATAGGACCATGGAACTCGACAAATGCAGAAGCCCTCATGAAATACACCATCGATAAAGGTTTCACTATTCATGGTTGGGAACTTG GAAATGAATTAAGCGGGTTTAATGCAATTGGAGCAAGTATCAAAGCGGATCAATACGCATCGGATACGATATCTCTCCAAAATTTAGTGCAAAAAATGTACAAGAATTTTGCAATTAAACCGATAGTTCTTGGACCAGGAGGATTCTTTGATGAAAATTGGTTCACCGAATATGTAGCGAAATCAAACAATTCACTTCAAGTTCTCACCCAACACATCTATAATCTTGGACCAG GAGTTGATACTCACTTGATTAAGAAAATACTAAACCCGTGGTATCTAGATGGAGGATCACAATCATTTAAAGATGTTCAAAATATTTTGAAGGAATCGGGAAGTGAAACGGTTGCTTGGGTAGGTGAGGCAGGAGGTGCTTATAATAGTGGTCGTAATCGAGTGTCGAATGCTTTCGTGTTTAGCTTTTGGTATTTGGATCAAATGGGAATGGCATCTTTATATGATACAAAAACTTATTGTAGACAGACATTAATAGGAGGAAATTATGGACTTCTTAATACTGCGACATTTGTGCCAAATCCTGATTACTATAGTGCACTGCTTTGGCATCGACTTATGGGGAGACGTGTTCTTTCGGCAAGTTTTAATGGCATAAAGAAGATACGCTCTTATGCTCATTGCGCTAAACATTCG GATGGGTTGACTTTGTTATTGATCAATCTTGACGGATCTATAAAAGCTAAAGTTGGCGTTTCAATTGAAAACGTGACAATTATAATGGCGTCAACACCAGATTTAAAACCAACACAAGAGACAAAATCCTCACGGAATCCCAAAGGAGAGTTGTTTAGAAGAGAGGAGTATCATCTAACAGCAAAAAATGGGAAATTAAACAGTAACACAATACTTCTAAATGGAAAAGAATTATCTGTAAATTCAACAACGGGGATTATTCCATCTCTAGATCCGATACAAGTAAAGCTTGGAAGTCCGATCATGGTTGCTCCTTTCTCCATTGTATTTGTACATATACCTAACATACACGTTCCAGCTTGCAGATAA